Proteins encoded together in one Drosophila albomicans strain 15112-1751.03 chromosome 2R, ASM965048v2, whole genome shotgun sequence window:
- the LOC127566065 gene encoding protein hairless isoform X2, whose amino-acid sequence MDVALATAGKAAKMNDERNGNGNKSNNNSNNSSSSHNNSSTSIASNSSSTGIDHNSSTSIANSSTIINNNNNERLIAEAAAKILLKNGINGANAAAAAATLLTAAAAATFQLPAAPAELKPPLPSTAATPSTISPTSSTSSTSATSNGTTPTLSQTSTTKSSSHHTMATASATLLAAAAAAATSAAPKPHIDVMAGVLDYSALNGPNVVAAVKSQNNKFGGNGSSFDMGRHPISMHNSNNHSNHSNNNNSSSSLGGCGGRLQFFKDGKFILELARAKEGDKAGWVSVPRKAFRTPSAATSATVTPTSAVTTTYPKNENSTSLSFSDDNSSIQSSPWQRDQPWKQTRPRRGISKELSLYYQRPRHNVLNQRARQAALRKRRRPYEVSVGSEDSQSIFERIHLQENGDETLKAIEEVDATKTTTEQQSADEIKPTVKSEVELSEIKTEPESMEVKTEHDDCKADVVVDVKAEAMVEKMNTSEDEDGMHISVDDATPEATEASTSSLANGNAASELNGGGDAKVLHTKCEADDDARTATKVKTTATTDIRLKKHKPRAKLNSIIQKLIDGVPARLEQLSKTSATLANAAATTATTTSAGSSSSASSISTTTERSSGGGAIGSLSHSLAHKVSPPSSATATSRLVEYHLQHVSPRKRILREFEKVSLEDNNGCINNGSVGGSSGGGSGSGVGGKRSRAKGGSSNTSSSSCSGIVANKSTVPMNLAPPQAKTLPNITPTVTTAVAAAAASTATSQPTRLNSSYSIHSLLGSSSSSSNSNKKSHDQPATIISNVHHHHSHSHPQHPHSLSHPHHSLYANPTNYPHPHSRAALLNSPKSPEMSGSNGGKSPSHAASKKQRSPPYAAAGSPSLPIDYGRRTPPDSYKLAQAQAAHAQQLQHHSFYAPYIPQTSSSSSSGTRADLLSPPRSTSASPREPAVGNTTTPHRTVPKKTASIRREFASPTASNCSTATSNSCPSPGERSTSSPERRQQQQQQQQQQHLQLQRGSPSAAAAAAAAAAAAGSPLHYYMYPPAPQLNGSGGAASPNATPTTSSVAVAAAAAAAAAAAYIPSVVSPSLYHPYITTLAAMRHPLWMHHYQAGGALLPPPPPPHPHAQPSSAAGARLSPQSPYHHPFGGYNGVVSPASVAAAAAYGQAAASASPSSSNPHLGHPHHSTPPTHLAEHRTHTPKLTDTSSCTDQMSSAASSSSSSSHRTTIVSSSPASSSASVTSAGAALGSGGSSVQSAMFQNSSLRNELSSDLPLNLSKH is encoded by the exons ATGGATGTTGCTTTGG CTACTGCTGGAAAGGCTGCAAAAATGAACGATGAGCGCAACGGTAACGGCAATaagagcaataacaacagcaacaacagtagcagcagtcACAACAACAGTTCAACAAGCATCGCCAGCAATAGCAGTTCAACAGGCATTGACCACAACAGTTCGACAAGCATTGCCAACAGTTCAActatcatcaacaacaacaacaacgagcgaCTAATTGCAGAGGCGGCTGCAAAGATTCTACTTAAAAATGGCATAAACGGCGcaaatgctgctgcagcagccgccacattgttaacagcagcagctgctgccacatTTCAACTGCCTGCCGCACCAGCAGAACTGAAGCCACCGCtaccatcaacagcagcaacaccatcaACAATATCCCCAACTTCATCAACATCCTCAACGTCAGCAACATCCAATGGCACCACGCCCACATTATcacaaacatcaacaacaaaaagttccAGTCACCACACAATGGCAACAGCCTCGGCTACGTTgctcgctgccgctgctgctgctgccacaagcGCAGCTCCAAAGCCGCACATTGATGTTATGGCAGGCGTCTTGGATTATAGCGCATTAAATGGAccaaatgttgttgctgctgtaaaGAGCCAGAACAACAAATTTggcggcaacggcagcagcttTGATATGGGCAGGCATCCGATATCAATgcataacagcaacaaccacagcaatcacagcaacaacaacaacagcagcagcagtctaGGCGGCTGTGGCGGTCGACTACAGTTTTTTAAAG ATGGCAAATTTATATTGGAACTGGCACGCGCTAAGGAAGGAGACAAAGCCGGTTGGGTGTCTGTGCCACGCAAGGCATTTCGTACGCCCTCGGCAGCCACATCGGCCACAGTGACGCCCACGTCTGCGGTGACAACAACGTATCCAAAGAACGAGAATTCCACATCGCTAAGCT TTTCGGATGACAACAGCTCCATTCAGTCATCACCCTGGCAGCGGGATCAGCCCTGGAAGCAGACAAGGCCACGTCGTGGCATCTCCAAAGAACTTTCGCTATACTATCAGCGTCCCCGGCACAATGTTCTCAATCAACGCGCACGACAGGCGGCTCTACGCAAACGACGTCGTCCTTACGAGGTCAGCGTTGGCAGCGAGGATTCGCAGAGCATATTCGAACGCATTCACTTGCAAGAGAATGGCGATGAAACCTTAAAGGCTATCGAAGAAGTGGAtgccacaaaaacaacaacggaACAACAGTCAGCAGATGAGATTAAACCTACTGTTAAGAGCGAAGTGGAGTTAAGCGAGATCAAAACAGAGCCGGAATCGATGGAAGTGAAGACGGAACACGATGACTGCAAAGCTGACGTTGTGGTGGATGTAAAAGCTGAAGCTATGGTCGAGAAAATGAACACAAGCGAGGATGAAGACGGCATGCACATCAGTGTGGACGATGCGACACCTGAAGCCACAGAAGCATCGACATCTAGCTTAGCGAACGGCAATGCAGCAAGTGAACTGAATGGCGGAGGCGATGCAAAGGTGCTGCACACCAAGTGTGAAGCGGATGATGATGCAAggacagcaacaaaagttaAGACGACGGCGACTACAGATATAAGACTTAAAAAGCATAAACCCAGAGCCAAGCTCAATAGCATCATACAGAAACTAATTGATGGCGTGCCTGCGCGCCTCGAACAATTGTCAAAGACATCAGCAACACTGGCGAatgcagcggcaacaacagcgacaacgacatcagcagggtcgtcatcatcagcatcatcaatATCAACCACAACTGAACGTAGCAGCGGTGGCGGAGCCATCGGTAGTCTAAGTCACTCTTTGGCGCATAAG GTCTCGCCACCATCGTCTGCAACAGCCACGAGTCGTTTGGTTGAATACCATTTACAGCATGTGTCGCCGCGCAAACGCATACTGCGTGAATTCGAAAAGGTTTCGCTGGAGGACAACAATGGCTGCATCAATAATGGCAGCGTTggtggcagcagcggcggaGGCAGTGGAAGCGGCGTTGGTGGCAAAAGAAGTCGTGCCAAaggtggcagcagcaatacATCATCAAGTAGCTGCAGTGGCATTGTTGCTAACAAATCGACAGTGCCGATGAATCTAGCACCACCCCAGGCCAAAACGCTACCCAACATCACGCCCACAGTAACgacagcagttgcagcagcggcggcatcAACGGCGACATCGCAACCAACACGACTGAACAGCTCCTACAGCATACACTCGCTgctgggcagcagcagcagcagctctaaTTCCAATAAGAAGTCGCACGATCAGCCGGCAACAATCATCAGTAAtgtgcatcatcatcattcacATTCTCATCCTCAACATCCGCATTCCCTTTCGCATCCACATCATTCGCTCTATGCCAATCCAACAAACTATCCGCATCCACATTCACGTGCTGCGCTGCTCAACTCGCCCAAGTCACCGGAAATGAGCGGCAGCAACGGTGGTAAATCGCCATCGCATGCAGCAAGCAAAAAGCAGAGATCACCACcatatgctgctgctggttcCCCATCACTGCCCATCGACTATGGACGACGCACGCCACCGGACAGCTATAAGCTAGCTCAGGCACAGGCGGCGCATGCGCAACAGCTTCAGCATCATTCCTTCTATGCGCCCTACATTCCAcagaccagcagcagcagctccagcgGCACGCGTGCCGATCTGTTGTCGCCGCCACGCTCTACGAGCGCCTCGCCACGTGAACCAGCGGTCGGCAACACGACTACACCACACCGAACCGTGCCCAAAAAGACTGCATCGATACGACGCGAGTTTGCCTCACCCACGGCCAGCAATTGCAGCAcggcaaccagcaacagctgccCCTCGCCAGGCGAGCGCAGCACATCATCGCCGGAaagacgacagcaacagcagcagcagcagcagcaacaacatcttcAATTGCAGCGTGGCTCGCCAAgcgcagctgccgctgctgctgcagccgcgGCTGCAGCTGGTTCGCCTTTGCATTATTATATGTATCCACCAGCGCCGCAACTGAATGGCAGCGGCGGTGCAGCGAGTCCAAATGCCACACCCACAACAAGCAGCGtagctgtggcagctgctgctgcagcggctgcgGCAGCCGCATACATTCCATCGGTAGTCTCGCCATCGCTCTACCATCCATATATAACGACGCTTGCCGCTATGCGGCATCCACTGTGGATGCATCATTATCAGGCGGGTGGAGCATtgttgccaccgccgccgccgccacatCCGCATGCGCAACCGAGTAGCGCGGCTGGAGCGCGACTATCGCCACAATCGCCGTATCATCATCCATTTGGTGGCTACAATGGCGTAGTTAGTCCGGCCAGTGTGGCGGCAGCGGCTGCTTATGGTCAGGCGGCGGCATCGGCATCGCCGTCGTCTTCGAATCCACATTTAGGACATCCGCATCATAGTACGCCGCCTACACATTTGGCCGAGCATCGAACGCACACGCCAAAACTGACTGATACATCATCATGTACTGACCAAATGTCGTCTGcagcatcgtcgtcgtcgtcgtccagTCATCGCACCACAATCGTCTCCAGTTCACCGGCCAGCTCCAGTGCGTCCGTAACGTCTGCAGGTGCAGCGCTCGGCAGCGGCGGCTCCTCAGTACAATCCGCAATGTTTCAAAATAGTAGTCTAAGGAATGAACTAAGTTCAG ACTTACCACTGAATCTGTCAAAACACTGA